Part of the Sphaerochaeta associata genome is shown below.
AAGATGTAGCCGTCTTCTCGCTGCACCGAGGCGATGAGCTCGATCGCCTCATCGATTTGGTTCTTTAATTTTTCATTCTTGGTTACTCCATACACATAGGAGGCGGCTTCGAGCCACTTGTAGAAATCGCCGTCACCGAACGGAGGACCCTGATGCGCGCCCTCTTGTCTGCCTGCGGCGATGCGGAAATTGGCGATGCAGTGGCTGATGGCATCGGAATCGAAAAGGTGGAAGATATTCGGCAGGATGGTATCGGAACACAGCTCAAACTGCCTTAGCCAAAATCCGCCGGTCCAATGAGTGCTGTGCAAGGGCGGTCGCTTCAAGGCGGTATAGCTACTCTCTACTTCTGTTTGCATGAAATACGCTCCTAACCTTTCACCGCACCGGTGGTAAGACCGGCGATGATGTGTTTTTGTAATAGTGCATAGACGACCAGGACCGGGAGGATGACCATCATCATGAATGCGAACACCGTGCCCCAGTTTGTATAGTACTGGGAAGCAAAATTGTAGACGCTGATGACGATCGGCCATTTCTTGCTGTCGCTGATCAGGTAGAAGGGGGCCGAAAAATCGTTCCAGACTGCGGTGACGGTAACGATGGTGCATGTTACCAGCGGGGTACGAAGCAGAGGGATGATCAACTGGGCGAAGAGCCTCGGGTAGCTGCAGCCTTCGATCATGGCGGCTTCGTCGATCTCCCGTGGTACCGTCTTCATGAAGCCTGTAAGCAAAAAGACTGAAAACGGCAGGTTTACCGCCCCATAGAAGAGAATGATGCCCAGATAGGTATTGTGAATCCTGCTCTGCATCATCAATTGGATGGTAGGAATGATCGATACCGGAACAATGATGCCCGCGAAAAG
Proteins encoded:
- a CDS encoding carbohydrate ABC transporter permease, producing MTRRERTYHGLLYLLCIVLSVIILVPFAMMLVNSFKDIRESALFKLTLPAAPTLENYITVLSKAYFWRGLRNSLIVTTLATVLVNGSAAMAAFVIQRKNGKLGNALYFILFAGIIVPVSIIPTIQLMMQSRIHNTYLGIILFYGAVNLPFSVFLLTGFMKTVPREIDEAAMIEGCSYPRLFAQLIIPLLRTPLVTCTIVTVTAVWNDFSAPFYLISDSKKWPIVISVYNFASQYYTNWGTVFAFMMMVILPVLVVYALLQKHIIAGLTTGAVKG